A single Macaca fascicularis isolate 582-1 chromosome 13, T2T-MFA8v1.1 DNA region contains:
- the ZNF892 gene encoding zinc finger protein 892 isoform X4 produces the protein MADPLVQVLGLFVSITPGLSIQELMIRDMAEALTQWRQLNSPQGDVPEKPRNLVLLGLPISTPDVISQLEHEEELKREVSKAAAPDWETIPESKELTPEKGISEEESAPGVLIVRFSKEGSSEPEDSLESQQENHEKHLIQDTVTQKSSRERSYQFDEFRRSCTRRSLLVQQQGERLHHCESFKNNLKQNSEIIRHERICAGKKPWKCSECEKAFSYYSAFVLHQRIHTGEKPYECKECGKAFSQSIHLTLHQRIHTGEKPYECHECGKAFSHRSALIRHHIIHTGEKPYECNECGKAFNQSSYLTQHQRIHTGEKPYECNECGKAFSQSTFLTQHQVIHTGEKPYKCNECGKAFSDRSGLIQHQRTHTGERPYECNECGKAFGYCSALTQHQRTHTGEKPYKCNDCAKAFSDRSALIRHQRTHTGEKPYKCKDCGKAFSQSSSLTKHQKTHTGEKPYKCKECGKAFSQSSSLSQHQKTHAGVKTKKYVQAFSERLTFGQHKRIHTG, from the exons ATGGCAGACCCTTTGGTTCAGGTGCTGGGACTCTTTGTTTCCATCACACCAGGCCTAAGCATACAG GAACTGATGATCAGGGATATGGCCGAGGCTCTCACCCAGTGGAGGCAGCTGAACTCTCCCCAGGGAGATGTGCCTGAGAAGCCCAGGAATCTGGTCTTGCTGG GGCTTCCAATTTCCACACCTGATGTAATCTCTCAGTTGGAGCATGAGGAGGAACTGAAGAGAGAAGTTTCAAAAGCAGCCGCTCCAG ACTGGGAAACAATACCAGAAAGCAAGGAGCTCACTCCAGAAAAGGGTATTTCTGAAGAAGAATCGGCCCCTGGGGTGTTAATTGTAAGATTTTCAAAGGAAGGTTCTAGTGAACCTGAGGATTCTTTAGAGAGTCAGCAGGAAAACCATGAGAAACATTTAATACAAGACACTGTCACTCAGAAATCTTCTAGGGAGAGAAGTTACCAATTTGATGAATTTAGAAGAAGTTGCACTCGGAGGTCCTTACTCGTTCAGCAGCAGGGAGAGAGACTACATCATTgtgagtcatttaaaaataacttaaaacaaaattcagaaataattagGCATGAGAGAATTTGTGCAGGAAAGAAACCTTGGAAATGCAGTGAGTGTGAGAAAGCCTTCAGTTACTACTCAGCTTTTGTCttacatcagagaattcacaccggagaaaaaccctatgaatgtaaggaatgtgggaaagcctttagcCAGAGCATACACCTTACTCTGCaccagagaattcatactggagagaagccctacGAATGCCAtgagtgtgggaaagccttcagtcaCCGCTCAGCCCTTATTCGGCATCACatcattcatactggagaaaaaccctatgaatgcaaCGAATGCGGGAAGGCCTTTAACCAGAGTTCATACCTCACTCAACATCAgcgaattcatactggagagaaaccttatgagTGTAAcgaatgtgggaaggccttcagcCAAAGCACATTCCTTACCCAGCATCAGGtcattcacactggagagaaaccctataagTGTAacgaatgtggcaaagcctttagtgaTCGGTCAGGTCTTATTCAGCACCAGAGGACTCATACTGGGGAGCGGCCTTACGAGTGTAacgaatgtgggaaagcctttggCTACTGCTCAGCCCTGACTCAGCACCAGAGAACTCACACTGGGGAGAAACCCTATAAATGCAACGATTGTGCCAAAGCCTTCAGTGACCGCTCAGCCCTTATTCGTCATCAGAGAacacacactggagagaaaccttacaaatgtaaagATTGTGGAAAAGCATTCAGCCAGAGCTCGTCTCTTACAAAGCATCAGAaaactcacactggagaaaagcccTACAAGTGTaaggaatgtggaaaagccttcagccAGAGCTCATCCCTCTCTCAACATCAGAAGACTCATGCTGGAGTGAAAACCAAGAAATATGTCCAAGCTTTTAGTGAGCGTTTAACCTTTGGCCAACacaagagaattcatactggataA
- the ZNF892 gene encoding zinc finger protein 892 isoform X5, whose translation MIRDMAEALTQWRQLNSPQGDVPEKPRNLVLLGLPISTPDVISQLEHEEELKREVSKAAAPDWETIPESKELTPEKGISEEESAPGVLIVRFSKEGSSEPEDSLESQQENHEKHLIQDTVTQKSSRERSYQFDEFRRSCTRRSLLVQQQGERLHHCESFKNNLKQNSEIIRHERICAGKKPWKCSECEKAFSYYSAFVLHQRIHTGEKPYECKECGKAFSQSIHLTLHQRIHTGEKPYECHECGKAFSHRSALIRHHIIHTGEKPYECNECGKAFNQSSYLTQHQRIHTGEKPYECNECGKAFSQSTFLTQHQVIHTGEKPYKCNECGKAFSDRSGLIQHQRTHTGERPYECNECGKAFGYCSALTQHQRTHTGEKPYKCNDCAKAFSDRSALIRHQRTHTGEKPYKCKDCGKAFSQSSSLTKHQKTHTGEKPYKCKECGKAFSQSSSLSQHQKTHAGVKTKKYVQAFSERLTFGQHKRIHTG comes from the exons ATGATCAGGGATATGGCCGAGGCTCTCACCCAGTGGAGGCAGCTGAACTCTCCCCAGGGAGATGTGCCTGAGAAGCCCAGGAATCTGGTCTTGCTGG GGCTTCCAATTTCCACACCTGATGTAATCTCTCAGTTGGAGCATGAGGAGGAACTGAAGAGAGAAGTTTCAAAAGCAGCCGCTCCAG ACTGGGAAACAATACCAGAAAGCAAGGAGCTCACTCCAGAAAAGGGTATTTCTGAAGAAGAATCGGCCCCTGGGGTGTTAATTGTAAGATTTTCAAAGGAAGGTTCTAGTGAACCTGAGGATTCTTTAGAGAGTCAGCAGGAAAACCATGAGAAACATTTAATACAAGACACTGTCACTCAGAAATCTTCTAGGGAGAGAAGTTACCAATTTGATGAATTTAGAAGAAGTTGCACTCGGAGGTCCTTACTCGTTCAGCAGCAGGGAGAGAGACTACATCATTgtgagtcatttaaaaataacttaaaacaaaattcagaaataattagGCATGAGAGAATTTGTGCAGGAAAGAAACCTTGGAAATGCAGTGAGTGTGAGAAAGCCTTCAGTTACTACTCAGCTTTTGTCttacatcagagaattcacaccggagaaaaaccctatgaatgtaaggaatgtgggaaagcctttagcCAGAGCATACACCTTACTCTGCaccagagaattcatactggagagaagccctacGAATGCCAtgagtgtgggaaagccttcagtcaCCGCTCAGCCCTTATTCGGCATCACatcattcatactggagaaaaaccctatgaatgcaaCGAATGCGGGAAGGCCTTTAACCAGAGTTCATACCTCACTCAACATCAgcgaattcatactggagagaaaccttatgagTGTAAcgaatgtgggaaggccttcagcCAAAGCACATTCCTTACCCAGCATCAGGtcattcacactggagagaaaccctataagTGTAacgaatgtggcaaagcctttagtgaTCGGTCAGGTCTTATTCAGCACCAGAGGACTCATACTGGGGAGCGGCCTTACGAGTGTAacgaatgtgggaaagcctttggCTACTGCTCAGCCCTGACTCAGCACCAGAGAACTCACACTGGGGAGAAACCCTATAAATGCAACGATTGTGCCAAAGCCTTCAGTGACCGCTCAGCCCTTATTCGTCATCAGAGAacacacactggagagaaaccttacaaatgtaaagATTGTGGAAAAGCATTCAGCCAGAGCTCGTCTCTTACAAAGCATCAGAaaactcacactggagaaaagcccTACAAGTGTaaggaatgtggaaaagccttcagccAGAGCTCATCCCTCTCTCAACATCAGAAGACTCATGCTGGAGTGAAAACCAAGAAATATGTCCAAGCTTTTAGTGAGCGTTTAACCTTTGGCCAACacaagagaattcatactggataA
- the ZNF892 gene encoding zinc finger protein 892 isoform X1 codes for MEPGGRGSLFEDSDLLHAGNPKENDVTAVLLTPGSQVIRISVAWRQRVSQWTTNSPENELMIRDMAEALTQWRQLNSPQGDVPEKPRNLVLLGLPISTPDVISQLEHEEELKREVSKAAAPDWETIPESKELTPEKGISEEESAPGVLIVRFSKEGSSEPEDSLESQQENHEKHLIQDTVTQKSSRERSYQFDEFRRSCTRRSLLVQQQGERLHHCESFKNNLKQNSEIIRHERICAGKKPWKCSECEKAFSYYSAFVLHQRIHTGEKPYECKECGKAFSQSIHLTLHQRIHTGEKPYECHECGKAFSHRSALIRHHIIHTGEKPYECNECGKAFNQSSYLTQHQRIHTGEKPYECNECGKAFSQSTFLTQHQVIHTGEKPYKCNECGKAFSDRSGLIQHQRTHTGERPYECNECGKAFGYCSALTQHQRTHTGEKPYKCNDCAKAFSDRSALIRHQRTHTGEKPYKCKDCGKAFSQSSSLTKHQKTHTGEKPYKCKECGKAFSQSSSLSQHQKTHAGVKTKKYVQAFSERLTFGQHKRIHTG; via the exons ATggaacctgggggcagag GATCACTTTTTGAGGACTCAGACCTTCTCCATGCTGGAAACCCAAAAGAAAATGACGTAACTGCTGTGCTGCTGACCCCTGGGTCCCAA GTAATACGCATTTCTGTTGCCTGGAGGCAAAGAGTGAGTCAGTGGACTACAAATTCACCAGAGAAT GAACTGATGATCAGGGATATGGCCGAGGCTCTCACCCAGTGGAGGCAGCTGAACTCTCCCCAGGGAGATGTGCCTGAGAAGCCCAGGAATCTGGTCTTGCTGG GGCTTCCAATTTCCACACCTGATGTAATCTCTCAGTTGGAGCATGAGGAGGAACTGAAGAGAGAAGTTTCAAAAGCAGCCGCTCCAG ACTGGGAAACAATACCAGAAAGCAAGGAGCTCACTCCAGAAAAGGGTATTTCTGAAGAAGAATCGGCCCCTGGGGTGTTAATTGTAAGATTTTCAAAGGAAGGTTCTAGTGAACCTGAGGATTCTTTAGAGAGTCAGCAGGAAAACCATGAGAAACATTTAATACAAGACACTGTCACTCAGAAATCTTCTAGGGAGAGAAGTTACCAATTTGATGAATTTAGAAGAAGTTGCACTCGGAGGTCCTTACTCGTTCAGCAGCAGGGAGAGAGACTACATCATTgtgagtcatttaaaaataacttaaaacaaaattcagaaataattagGCATGAGAGAATTTGTGCAGGAAAGAAACCTTGGAAATGCAGTGAGTGTGAGAAAGCCTTCAGTTACTACTCAGCTTTTGTCttacatcagagaattcacaccggagaaaaaccctatgaatgtaaggaatgtgggaaagcctttagcCAGAGCATACACCTTACTCTGCaccagagaattcatactggagagaagccctacGAATGCCAtgagtgtgggaaagccttcagtcaCCGCTCAGCCCTTATTCGGCATCACatcattcatactggagaaaaaccctatgaatgcaaCGAATGCGGGAAGGCCTTTAACCAGAGTTCATACCTCACTCAACATCAgcgaattcatactggagagaaaccttatgagTGTAAcgaatgtgggaaggccttcagcCAAAGCACATTCCTTACCCAGCATCAGGtcattcacactggagagaaaccctataagTGTAacgaatgtggcaaagcctttagtgaTCGGTCAGGTCTTATTCAGCACCAGAGGACTCATACTGGGGAGCGGCCTTACGAGTGTAacgaatgtgggaaagcctttggCTACTGCTCAGCCCTGACTCAGCACCAGAGAACTCACACTGGGGAGAAACCCTATAAATGCAACGATTGTGCCAAAGCCTTCAGTGACCGCTCAGCCCTTATTCGTCATCAGAGAacacacactggagagaaaccttacaaatgtaaagATTGTGGAAAAGCATTCAGCCAGAGCTCGTCTCTTACAAAGCATCAGAaaactcacactggagaaaagcccTACAAGTGTaaggaatgtggaaaagccttcagccAGAGCTCATCCCTCTCTCAACATCAGAAGACTCATGCTGGAGTGAAAACCAAGAAATATGTCCAAGCTTTTAGTGAGCGTTTAACCTTTGGCCAACacaagagaattcatactggataA
- the ZNF892 gene encoding zinc finger protein 892 isoform X2 has product MEPGGRGSLFEDSDLLHAGNPKENDVTAVLLTPGSQELMIRDMAEALTQWRQLNSPQGDVPEKPRNLVLLGLPISTPDVISQLEHEEELKREVSKAAAPDWETIPESKELTPEKGISEEESAPGVLIVRFSKEGSSEPEDSLESQQENHEKHLIQDTVTQKSSRERSYQFDEFRRSCTRRSLLVQQQGERLHHCESFKNNLKQNSEIIRHERICAGKKPWKCSECEKAFSYYSAFVLHQRIHTGEKPYECKECGKAFSQSIHLTLHQRIHTGEKPYECHECGKAFSHRSALIRHHIIHTGEKPYECNECGKAFNQSSYLTQHQRIHTGEKPYECNECGKAFSQSTFLTQHQVIHTGEKPYKCNECGKAFSDRSGLIQHQRTHTGERPYECNECGKAFGYCSALTQHQRTHTGEKPYKCNDCAKAFSDRSALIRHQRTHTGEKPYKCKDCGKAFSQSSSLTKHQKTHTGEKPYKCKECGKAFSQSSSLSQHQKTHAGVKTKKYVQAFSERLTFGQHKRIHTG; this is encoded by the exons ATggaacctgggggcagag GATCACTTTTTGAGGACTCAGACCTTCTCCATGCTGGAAACCCAAAAGAAAATGACGTAACTGCTGTGCTGCTGACCCCTGGGTCCCAA GAACTGATGATCAGGGATATGGCCGAGGCTCTCACCCAGTGGAGGCAGCTGAACTCTCCCCAGGGAGATGTGCCTGAGAAGCCCAGGAATCTGGTCTTGCTGG GGCTTCCAATTTCCACACCTGATGTAATCTCTCAGTTGGAGCATGAGGAGGAACTGAAGAGAGAAGTTTCAAAAGCAGCCGCTCCAG ACTGGGAAACAATACCAGAAAGCAAGGAGCTCACTCCAGAAAAGGGTATTTCTGAAGAAGAATCGGCCCCTGGGGTGTTAATTGTAAGATTTTCAAAGGAAGGTTCTAGTGAACCTGAGGATTCTTTAGAGAGTCAGCAGGAAAACCATGAGAAACATTTAATACAAGACACTGTCACTCAGAAATCTTCTAGGGAGAGAAGTTACCAATTTGATGAATTTAGAAGAAGTTGCACTCGGAGGTCCTTACTCGTTCAGCAGCAGGGAGAGAGACTACATCATTgtgagtcatttaaaaataacttaaaacaaaattcagaaataattagGCATGAGAGAATTTGTGCAGGAAAGAAACCTTGGAAATGCAGTGAGTGTGAGAAAGCCTTCAGTTACTACTCAGCTTTTGTCttacatcagagaattcacaccggagaaaaaccctatgaatgtaaggaatgtgggaaagcctttagcCAGAGCATACACCTTACTCTGCaccagagaattcatactggagagaagccctacGAATGCCAtgagtgtgggaaagccttcagtcaCCGCTCAGCCCTTATTCGGCATCACatcattcatactggagaaaaaccctatgaatgcaaCGAATGCGGGAAGGCCTTTAACCAGAGTTCATACCTCACTCAACATCAgcgaattcatactggagagaaaccttatgagTGTAAcgaatgtgggaaggccttcagcCAAAGCACATTCCTTACCCAGCATCAGGtcattcacactggagagaaaccctataagTGTAacgaatgtggcaaagcctttagtgaTCGGTCAGGTCTTATTCAGCACCAGAGGACTCATACTGGGGAGCGGCCTTACGAGTGTAacgaatgtgggaaagcctttggCTACTGCTCAGCCCTGACTCAGCACCAGAGAACTCACACTGGGGAGAAACCCTATAAATGCAACGATTGTGCCAAAGCCTTCAGTGACCGCTCAGCCCTTATTCGTCATCAGAGAacacacactggagagaaaccttacaaatgtaaagATTGTGGAAAAGCATTCAGCCAGAGCTCGTCTCTTACAAAGCATCAGAaaactcacactggagaaaagcccTACAAGTGTaaggaatgtggaaaagccttcagccAGAGCTCATCCCTCTCTCAACATCAGAAGACTCATGCTGGAGTGAAAACCAAGAAATATGTCCAAGCTTTTAGTGAGCGTTTAACCTTTGGCCAACacaagagaattcatactggataA
- the ZNF892 gene encoding zinc finger protein 892 isoform X3 codes for MADPLVQVLGLFVSITPGLSIQVIRISVAWRQRVSQWTTNSPENELMIRDMAEALTQWRQLNSPQGDVPEKPRNLVLLGLPISTPDVISQLEHEEELKREVSKAAAPDWETIPESKELTPEKGISEEESAPGVLIVRFSKEGSSEPEDSLESQQENHEKHLIQDTVTQKSSRERSYQFDEFRRSCTRRSLLVQQQGERLHHCESFKNNLKQNSEIIRHERICAGKKPWKCSECEKAFSYYSAFVLHQRIHTGEKPYECKECGKAFSQSIHLTLHQRIHTGEKPYECHECGKAFSHRSALIRHHIIHTGEKPYECNECGKAFNQSSYLTQHQRIHTGEKPYECNECGKAFSQSTFLTQHQVIHTGEKPYKCNECGKAFSDRSGLIQHQRTHTGERPYECNECGKAFGYCSALTQHQRTHTGEKPYKCNDCAKAFSDRSALIRHQRTHTGEKPYKCKDCGKAFSQSSSLTKHQKTHTGEKPYKCKECGKAFSQSSSLSQHQKTHAGVKTKKYVQAFSERLTFGQHKRIHTG; via the exons ATGGCAGACCCTTTGGTTCAGGTGCTGGGACTCTTTGTTTCCATCACACCAGGCCTAAGCATACAG GTAATACGCATTTCTGTTGCCTGGAGGCAAAGAGTGAGTCAGTGGACTACAAATTCACCAGAGAAT GAACTGATGATCAGGGATATGGCCGAGGCTCTCACCCAGTGGAGGCAGCTGAACTCTCCCCAGGGAGATGTGCCTGAGAAGCCCAGGAATCTGGTCTTGCTGG GGCTTCCAATTTCCACACCTGATGTAATCTCTCAGTTGGAGCATGAGGAGGAACTGAAGAGAGAAGTTTCAAAAGCAGCCGCTCCAG ACTGGGAAACAATACCAGAAAGCAAGGAGCTCACTCCAGAAAAGGGTATTTCTGAAGAAGAATCGGCCCCTGGGGTGTTAATTGTAAGATTTTCAAAGGAAGGTTCTAGTGAACCTGAGGATTCTTTAGAGAGTCAGCAGGAAAACCATGAGAAACATTTAATACAAGACACTGTCACTCAGAAATCTTCTAGGGAGAGAAGTTACCAATTTGATGAATTTAGAAGAAGTTGCACTCGGAGGTCCTTACTCGTTCAGCAGCAGGGAGAGAGACTACATCATTgtgagtcatttaaaaataacttaaaacaaaattcagaaataattagGCATGAGAGAATTTGTGCAGGAAAGAAACCTTGGAAATGCAGTGAGTGTGAGAAAGCCTTCAGTTACTACTCAGCTTTTGTCttacatcagagaattcacaccggagaaaaaccctatgaatgtaaggaatgtgggaaagcctttagcCAGAGCATACACCTTACTCTGCaccagagaattcatactggagagaagccctacGAATGCCAtgagtgtgggaaagccttcagtcaCCGCTCAGCCCTTATTCGGCATCACatcattcatactggagaaaaaccctatgaatgcaaCGAATGCGGGAAGGCCTTTAACCAGAGTTCATACCTCACTCAACATCAgcgaattcatactggagagaaaccttatgagTGTAAcgaatgtgggaaggccttcagcCAAAGCACATTCCTTACCCAGCATCAGGtcattcacactggagagaaaccctataagTGTAacgaatgtggcaaagcctttagtgaTCGGTCAGGTCTTATTCAGCACCAGAGGACTCATACTGGGGAGCGGCCTTACGAGTGTAacgaatgtgggaaagcctttggCTACTGCTCAGCCCTGACTCAGCACCAGAGAACTCACACTGGGGAGAAACCCTATAAATGCAACGATTGTGCCAAAGCCTTCAGTGACCGCTCAGCCCTTATTCGTCATCAGAGAacacacactggagagaaaccttacaaatgtaaagATTGTGGAAAAGCATTCAGCCAGAGCTCGTCTCTTACAAAGCATCAGAaaactcacactggagaaaagcccTACAAGTGTaaggaatgtggaaaagccttcagccAGAGCTCATCCCTCTCTCAACATCAGAAGACTCATGCTGGAGTGAAAACCAAGAAATATGTCCAAGCTTTTAGTGAGCGTTTAACCTTTGGCCAACacaagagaattcatactggataA